The Mucilaginibacter rubeus genomic interval CGCGCAGGTGCATATTTGGTGCTGCCAGGTCGAGTTTTGCACGAAGTACTTTGGCTCCATCAGGATATTTGCCATCTTTCATGTCGGCAAACAGCTGCAGGTTTTCTTCAACCGAGCGGCTGCGGTATTGATTTGGTGTACCCGGTTCGGTTGGCGTACCTTTTTGAGCAGCAATTTCTTCAGCAGTGCTGTCGTCAACGTAAGCCAGGTTATTTTTGATCAGCCCGACAGCAAAGTTGTATAGCTGGTCGAAATAATCAGAAGCGTAAAGTTCATTGGCCCAATCAAAGCCAAGCCATTTTACATCTTCTTTAATGCTGTCAACATATTCAACATCCTCTTTAACTGGGTTAGTATCGTCAAAACGGAGGTTGGTAAGGCCATTATATTTTTTTGCCAAACCAAAGTTAAGGCAAATTGACTTGGCGTGGCCAATATGCAGGTAACCATTAGGCTCGGGCGGGAAACGGGTAAGTACACGGTTGTCGTTTTTACCGGCAGCCAGGTCTTCTTCAACAATTTCCTCTATAAAGTTCAGTGATCTTTCTTCGCTCATAAATTAGTATAGCAATAAGGGCAAAAGTAACAAATTTTTGTGCGGTGTGCACTAAGAAGTGTCCTGTTAACCGGAGAAGAAAAATCGCGCCTTTGCGGGCAGGATATTATAATGTTTTCAACAACAACTCCGCCACTTCCTCGCCCACTAAACTTCCCATAGCTACCCCCATGCCATTGCACCTTACAGCACAAAAAATGCCGGGCTGTATTTGTTTAACTATCGGGCTGATCTCCTGCCCAAAACCCATGATGCCGCTCCACCAGTAATCAACCACTACGTTTTGTCCTGGCAGGATCACTTCGTTCAGATAAGTTATCAGTTGTTGTTTTACCTCATCGGTATGGCCGAAATCCCAGGTTTCTTCGGCTTTGTAGTTAATATTACGGCCTCCTCCAAACAGTACCCTGTTATCGATATTGCGGAAATAGTAATAGCCCTGATTAAAATGATAAGTGCCTTTAAGTTTCAACCCCGGAACCGGCTGGGTAACCATCACCTGCCCGCGACCCGGCACCACATCAAGTTCTGGATAAAGCTGGCTTGCAAAGGCGTTAGTAGCCAGGATCACTTTACCTGCTTTAAAAATACCTTGCGAGGTGTTCAACCTGATATGGTCATTCTCCTGTTCAATACCGGAGATACTGCAATTATTAAGTACTAATACGCCAAGCTCATAAACTTTATATAACAAAGTACGCATCATTTTTCCCGTGTGGATCTGCCCTTCAAACGGGTTGTAGATGATATGCTTTATCTTTTTTAAGCCAAATCCTGCAATTTTTTCATCCGCTACTGCATAAATGTCAGCCCGACCAATGGCTTGCTGAAATAATTTATTGAGATGATCTATCTGATCGATACACTCCTGAGCATGGTTTTCCTCATGATTCATGAACAGTTCGTGGCCGCCATGTTGATAATAATCTATCGCCTCATCGCCCAGGTTTTGCCTTAAACGCTGAAGCCCGTTCCATTTGTAAGCAACCAGGCGCATGGCCTCTTCTTCGGATGACTGATTTATTAAATCAATTTGCTCCGAAACTGTACCAAAACACGCGAAACCAGCGTTTTTAGTACTGGCGCCGGATGGTAAAAAGCCTCGTTCCAATACCAAAACTTTTAGCGCCGGCTGCTGTTTTTTTAAGTGAAGCGCTGCGCTTAAGCCCACGAGACCGCTGCCTATGATAATTACATCGGCATTATCGGTAAATGCGGTGCGTTCCCAGTATGAAAATGATGGCTCCATTGATATCAAAAATAAGTAATCGGGACACAAAAAGGTAATGATTTACCGGTGCTTTAAGTAAAGCGGAATAATTTTTGAACAGGAGCTGTAACGTTTATAGTGTTTTAAACTACTTAGTTTTATTTAAATATATTTTATCAATCATATGAATCACATTTCATTAATTATGGGATACATAGCGCCTAACTCGGCCTGGTTCCTGATGATTATTGTTGCCCTGGTAAGCTTCATTGTACAATGGCGGTTCAGGAGTAAATTTAAGCAGTATTCTGAAATCGGCTTATTGTCGGGCTTATCGGGCCAGGAAGTAGCCGTGAAAATGCTGCGCGCTCATGGCATATTTGATGTACAGGTAATTTGTGTTGAAGGGCAACTTACCGACCATTATAACCCCGAAACAAAAACAGTTAACCTGAGTACCGATGTTTTTTACAGCAGGAGTATAGCTGCAGCCGCGGTTGCCGCGCACGAATGCGGTCATGCCGTGCAGCATGCCGAAGCCTATGGCTGGCTAAGTTTCCGCTCGGCTATGGTACCCGCTATTAATGTGGCATCAACCATTACCCAGTGGACTTTGTTTATCGGCATTATGTTGCTGTTCTTTTCCGGGAGTCCTTATGTTTTAGCCGTAGGTGTGGCCGCATTGGCGCTGGTTACATTTTTTAGCTTCATAACCTTGCCGGTTGAGTTTGATGCGAGCCGTCGTGCCTTAGCATGGTTGGATAATAATTATGCTGTAGTACAAACCGGTCAGGAACATGAAATGGCAAAGGATGCCCTATGGTGGGCCGCCATGACCTATGTAGTAGCCGCGCTGAGCGCTTTGGCAACTTTGGTTTACTATGCTTCGTTTTTGTTTAATAACAGAAGGAATTAAGAGAGAGTCAGGAAGTCAAGATTCAAGAGCCGAGACAGAAGCAGGATAGCAGGAGCCAGGAAACAAGAATGTTTTAGGTTGACATTCACCAAAAAAGCTCTAACCGATTATTCGGTTGGAGCTTTTTTATTTTCAGAGTTTTCTTTTTTGGCTCTTGAATCTTGACTTCTTGCTTCTGCTTCTTTCTTGGTTCTTGAATCTTGATTTCTTGCTTCTGTTTCTTTCTTGGTTCTTAGATATTGACTTCTTGTTTCTGTTTCTTTCTTGGTTCCTGACTCTTGACTTCTTGCTGTCTCTAAGGCTAACTTCATAATCCGTTCATTTAACCGTCCAAAACTTAATGCAATGTTCATGTCGCACAGGTAGGTTTGGGTAAAATCGAGATTATGAAAAAGATAGTAAGTGTGTTTATGGTGCTTTTGGTCATATCAATAGCATCGGTTAAAACCTATGCGCAAATCAGTGTAGGTGTATCAGTTAATATCGCTCCGCCTGTTTTGCCAA includes:
- a CDS encoding NAD(P)/FAD-dependent oxidoreductase, whose protein sequence is MEPSFSYWERTAFTDNADVIIIGSGLVGLSAALHLKKQQPALKVLVLERGFLPSGASTKNAGFACFGTVSEQIDLINQSSEEEAMRLVAYKWNGLQRLRQNLGDEAIDYYQHGGHELFMNHEENHAQECIDQIDHLNKLFQQAIGRADIYAVADEKIAGFGLKKIKHIIYNPFEGQIHTGKMMRTLLYKVYELGVLVLNNCSISGIEQENDHIRLNTSQGIFKAGKVILATNAFASQLYPELDVVPGRGQVMVTQPVPGLKLKGTYHFNQGYYYFRNIDNRVLFGGGRNINYKAEETWDFGHTDEVKQQLITYLNEVILPGQNVVVDYWWSGIMGFGQEISPIVKQIQPGIFCAVRCNGMGVAMGSLVGEEVAELLLKTL
- a CDS encoding zinc metallopeptidase, whose amino-acid sequence is MGYIAPNSAWFLMIIVALVSFIVQWRFRSKFKQYSEIGLLSGLSGQEVAVKMLRAHGIFDVQVICVEGQLTDHYNPETKTVNLSTDVFYSRSIAAAAVAAHECGHAVQHAEAYGWLSFRSAMVPAINVASTITQWTLFIGIMLLFFSGSPYVLAVGVAALALVTFFSFITLPVEFDASRRALAWLDNNYAVVQTGQEHEMAKDALWWAAMTYVVAALSALATLVYYASFLFNNRRN